From the genome of Gemmatimonas phototrophica, one region includes:
- a CDS encoding chemotaxis protein CheW encodes MSASVTGSIAPTEFVTFRLAHQWIGIPVLIVQEVLMTHRIAHVPLAQEAIPGLLNLRGQIVTAVDLRSTLRLPPRQADADYMNVVVRYEGELFAFMVDDVGDVVSVDADAIEPAPSTLDERWRTATSGIIRRDRDLLVVMNVPELLKLELIAI; translated from the coding sequence ATGAGCGCCAGCGTAACCGGCAGCATTGCCCCAACCGAGTTTGTCACCTTCCGGCTGGCGCACCAGTGGATTGGCATTCCTGTCCTCATCGTGCAGGAGGTGCTCATGACGCATCGCATTGCGCACGTACCGCTGGCACAGGAAGCCATTCCGGGCCTGCTCAACCTGCGCGGCCAGATTGTGACCGCCGTGGATCTCCGCAGTACGCTCCGCCTGCCACCACGACAGGCGGATGCCGACTACATGAACGTCGTGGTGCGCTACGAGGGTGAACTCTTTGCCTTCATGGTGGATGATGTGGGGGATGTCGTGTCGGTGGATGCCGACGCCATTGAACCAGCACCATCAACGCTGGACGAACGGTGGCGTACGGCCACCTCCGGCATCATCCGCCGGGACCGTGATCTGCTCGTGGTGATGAATGTCCCCGAGCTGTTGAAGCTTGAGCTCATAGCGATCTGA
- a CDS encoding methyl-accepting chemotaxis protein encodes MSSNRTTTTTAAARNTKKNAATKRSGGRATATPAPRPRGATVAVAAAEAAAAAAASEIETFRTLFSEYEAQINAINTSMAVIEFDLDGTVLTANDNFLNTLGYTLAEVQGKHHSLFVDDSYKASDAYRAFWTKLRRGEFDSGEYKRIGKGGREVWIQASYNPVRDGEGRLTKVVKYAQDITERSKQMADFAGQVTAIGRSNAVIEFDLDGNILQANDNFLAAVGYTLGDIVGKHHSLFVDESYKNSAEYREFWAKLRRGEFHSGEYKRLARGGKEIYISASYNPIRDRDGKVFKVVKYATDATEAVRMREEMALFKPMVENAKVNLMLCDLDYTIKYINPASVATLRRIEQHLPVKADQIVGQKIDIFHKDPAHQRAMLATDKHLPHNAKIRVGPEHLDLNAVAIYDKNGKYVGPMVNWSIITGQVKMADDFENTVATIASVVSSSSTELEASAQGMAASSEETSRQAQAVAAASEQATRNVQTVASSAEELTASIREIASRVQEASQISQVAVKKAGDTTDTMARLGNSSQEIGQVVKVITSIAQQTNLLALNATIEAARAGEAGKGFAVVANEVKELARQTAKATEEIGSKIAGVQSETNSAIGAIREITEVISKINEISTTIAGAVEEQNAATSEISRNVGEAARGTAEVSSSISMVTQVAAEGGRTAENIKGAASQLSHESERLNSAVTDFLTKMRAL; translated from the coding sequence ATGTCAAGCAACCGTACCACCACCACCACCGCCGCCGCCCGCAACACCAAGAAGAACGCCGCCACCAAGCGTTCCGGCGGACGCGCCACCGCGACCCCCGCGCCCCGTCCACGCGGCGCCACCGTTGCCGTAGCGGCCGCGGAAGCCGCTGCCGCCGCGGCCGCGAGCGAAATTGAAACGTTCCGTACCCTGTTCTCAGAGTACGAAGCGCAGATCAATGCGATCAACACGTCGATGGCCGTGATCGAATTCGATCTCGACGGAACAGTCCTGACGGCCAACGACAACTTTCTGAACACGCTCGGCTACACGTTGGCCGAGGTGCAGGGCAAGCATCATAGCCTGTTCGTTGACGACAGCTACAAGGCCAGTGACGCCTATCGCGCCTTCTGGACGAAGCTGCGCCGTGGCGAGTTTGATAGTGGCGAATACAAGCGCATTGGCAAGGGTGGCCGCGAGGTCTGGATTCAGGCCTCGTACAACCCTGTGCGCGACGGAGAGGGCAGGCTCACCAAGGTAGTGAAGTACGCGCAGGACATTACCGAGCGCAGCAAGCAGATGGCCGACTTCGCGGGGCAGGTTACGGCGATCGGTCGGTCGAACGCGGTGATCGAGTTTGATCTGGATGGCAATATTCTGCAGGCCAACGACAACTTCCTGGCGGCGGTCGGCTACACGCTCGGCGATATCGTGGGCAAGCACCACAGCCTGTTCGTGGACGAATCCTACAAGAACAGCGCGGAGTATCGGGAGTTCTGGGCCAAGCTGCGCCGTGGCGAGTTCCATTCCGGGGAGTACAAGCGCCTTGCCCGTGGCGGCAAGGAGATCTACATCAGCGCGTCGTACAACCCGATTCGCGACCGGGATGGCAAGGTGTTCAAGGTCGTGAAGTACGCGACGGACGCGACGGAAGCGGTGCGCATGCGGGAGGAAATGGCGCTCTTCAAGCCGATGGTGGAGAATGCCAAGGTCAACCTCATGCTCTGTGACCTCGACTATACCATCAAGTACATCAATCCGGCGTCGGTGGCGACACTGCGACGGATCGAGCAGCACTTGCCGGTAAAGGCCGACCAGATTGTAGGCCAGAAGATTGACATCTTCCACAAGGACCCGGCACATCAGCGAGCCATGCTGGCCACCGACAAGCACCTGCCGCACAACGCGAAGATTCGAGTCGGCCCCGAGCACCTCGACCTGAATGCCGTGGCGATTTACGACAAGAACGGCAAGTACGTGGGACCGATGGTCAACTGGTCGATCATTACTGGTCAGGTGAAGATGGCCGACGACTTCGAGAACACCGTCGCCACCATTGCCAGTGTCGTGAGCTCCTCGTCTACCGAGCTCGAAGCCAGCGCGCAGGGCATGGCGGCGTCGTCGGAGGAGACGTCACGTCAGGCGCAGGCGGTGGCCGCCGCATCCGAGCAAGCCACGCGCAACGTGCAGACCGTCGCCAGTTCGGCGGAGGAACTCACGGCCAGCATTCGTGAGATTGCCAGCCGAGTACAGGAAGCGTCGCAGATCTCGCAGGTGGCCGTAAAGAAGGCCGGCGACACCACGGATACCATGGCGCGTCTGGGCAACTCGAGCCAGGAGATTGGCCAGGTGGTGAAGGTGATCACCTCCATTGCACAGCAGACCAACCTGCTGGCACTGAACGCCACCATTGAAGCAGCGCGGGCAGGGGAGGCGGGCAAGGGCTTTGCAGTCGTCGCGAACGAGGTGAAGGAACTGGCGCGGCAGACGGCCAAGGCCACGGAGGAAATTGGCAGCAAGATTGCCGGGGTTCAGTCAGAGACGAACAGCGCGATCGGTGCCATCCGGGAAATCACCGAGGTCATCTCGAAGATCAACGAGATCTCCACCACGATTGCCGGCGCGGTTGAAGAGCAGAACGCGGCCACCAGCGAGATCTCCCGCAATGTGGGCGAGGCCGCTCGCGGCACAGCGGAGGTCAGCTCGAGTATCTCCATGGTCACGCAGGTGGCTGCGGAAGGCGGGCGGACGGCAGAGAACATCAAGGGGGCAGCGTCGCAGC